From the genome of Pseudomonas sp. TMP9, one region includes:
- a CDS encoding NADP(H)-dependent aldo-keto reductase encodes MDYRQLGRTDLKVSSLCLGTMTWGEQNSASEAIAQIERAKAYGVNFIDTAEMYPVPPRADTYSKTEQIIGDYFKQRGDRADWVLASKIAGPGNGIGYIRDGQLKHNRAHIAAAVDASLQRLQTDWIDLYQLHWPERPTNYFGQLGYRHQSGEFTSLADTLEALDEQVKAGKIRHIGLSNDTPWGTMTMLQLAEQHGWPRSVSIQNPYNLLNRSFEVGLAEVATREQCGLLAYSPLAFGMLSGKYANGVRPANARISLFSRFTRYTNPESEAACARYVALAREHDLDPAQMALAFVTAQPFVTSNIIGATSLEQLDSNLASSELQLSAEVLKSIDAIHKTQPNPAP; translated from the coding sequence ATGGATTACCGTCAACTCGGCCGCACAGATCTTAAGGTCAGCAGCCTCTGCCTCGGCACCATGACCTGGGGCGAACAAAACAGCGCCAGCGAAGCCATCGCCCAGATCGAACGCGCTAAAGCGTACGGGGTGAATTTTATCGACACGGCCGAGATGTACCCCGTACCGCCGCGCGCCGACACCTACAGCAAGACCGAACAGATCATCGGTGACTACTTCAAGCAACGTGGCGACCGCGCCGACTGGGTACTGGCCAGCAAGATAGCCGGCCCCGGTAACGGTATTGGTTACATCCGTGACGGTCAGCTTAAACATAACCGGGCGCACATCGCGGCCGCAGTGGATGCCAGCCTACAGCGCTTACAGACTGACTGGATCGACCTGTACCAGCTGCACTGGCCAGAGCGGCCAACCAATTACTTTGGTCAGCTCGGCTACCGCCACCAGAGCGGCGAGTTCACTTCACTGGCAGACACGCTCGAAGCCCTAGATGAACAGGTCAAGGCCGGCAAAATTCGTCACATTGGCCTGTCCAACGATACGCCTTGGGGCACCATGACCATGCTGCAACTGGCCGAGCAACATGGCTGGCCACGCAGTGTTTCGATTCAGAACCCCTACAACCTGCTTAACCGCAGCTTTGAAGTGGGATTAGCAGAAGTCGCCACACGCGAGCAATGTGGCTTACTCGCCTACTCACCACTGGCCTTCGGCATGCTGTCCGGCAAGTACGCAAACGGTGTACGCCCCGCCAATGCACGCATCAGCCTGTTTAGCCGCTTCACCCGCTACACCAACCCCGAGTCGGAAGCTGCCTGCGCGCGCTATGTGGCCCTGGCGCGTGAGCATGATTTAGATCCAGCGCAAATGGCCCTGGCCTTTGTCACGGCACAACCGTTCGTGACCAGCAACATCATTGGCGCCACCAGCCTGGAACAATTGGACAGTAACCTTGCGAGCAGTGAGCTGCAGTTATCGGCTGAGGTGCTCAAAAGCATCGATGCGATCCATAAAACCCAGCCCAACCCCGCGCCCTAA
- the rplM gene encoding 50S ribosomal protein L13 produces the protein MKTFTAKPETVKRDWFVVDAAGQTLGRLATEIASRLRGKHKPEYTPHVDTGDYIVVINAEQIRVTGAKTTDKMYYSHSGFPGGIKSINFEKLIAKAPERVIETAVKGMLPKNPLGRDMYRKLKVYAGAAHPHTAQQPQELKF, from the coding sequence ATGAAAACTTTTACTGCTAAACCGGAAACAGTTAAGCGCGACTGGTTCGTCGTCGACGCTGCCGGCCAGACCCTGGGTCGTCTGGCTACCGAAATCGCGAGCCGTCTGCGTGGCAAGCACAAGCCTGAATACACTCCGCACGTTGATACTGGCGATTACATCGTCGTTATCAATGCTGAGCAGATTCGCGTTACGGGTGCTAAGACCACTGACAAAATGTACTACTCCCACTCCGGTTTCCCGGGCGGCATTAAGTCAATCAACTTCGAGAAGTTGATCGCTAAAGCGCCTGAGCGCGTGATCGAGACCGCGGTCAAAGGCATGTTGCCTAAGAACCCGCTGGGTCGCGACATGTACCGTAAGCTGAAAGTTTATGCGGGCGCTGCACACCCACATACTGCTCAGCAGCCCCAAGAACTGAAGTTTTAA
- the rpsI gene encoding 30S ribosomal protein S9: MSATQNYGTGRRKTATARVFLRAGTGKISINNRTLDGFFGRETARMVVRQPLELVEMTEKFDIFITVVGGGVSGQAGAIRHGITRALMDYDETLRPALRKAGFVTRDAREVERKKVGLRKARKRPQYSKR; the protein is encoded by the coding sequence ATGTCGGCGACTCAAAATTACGGCACTGGCCGTCGCAAGACTGCAACCGCTCGCGTTTTCCTGCGTGCGGGCACTGGTAAAATCTCCATCAACAACCGCACTCTTGACGGTTTCTTTGGTCGCGAAACTGCCCGCATGGTAGTTCGTCAGCCGCTGGAATTGGTTGAGATGACTGAAAAGTTCGATATTTTCATCACCGTTGTCGGTGGTGGTGTAAGTGGTCAAGCTGGCGCAATCCGCCACGGTATCACCCGCGCCCTGATGGACTACGATGAAACCCTTCGTCCTGCTCTGCGTAAAGCTGGCTTCGTGACTCGCGATGCCCGTGAAGTTGAACGTAAGAAGGTTGGTCTGCGTAAAGCGCGTAAGCGTCCGCAGTACTCCAAGCGTTAA
- the petA gene encoding ubiquinol-cytochrome c reductase iron-sulfur subunit → MSNDGVNAGRRRFLVAATSVVGAAGAVGAAVPFVGSWFPSAKAKAAGAPVKVNVGKIEAGQQMVAEWRGQPVFIVRRTEEILSNLVKLEPVLADFDSKASEQPSYVDPKTRSIKPELLLLVGLCTHLGCAPSFRPEVAPADLGADWVGGYFCPCHGSRYDLAGRVYKGQPAPLNLPVPPHTYETDDVIIIGVDQEKAS, encoded by the coding sequence ATGAGCAATGACGGCGTGAATGCAGGCCGGCGTCGCTTTCTGGTAGCGGCCACCTCTGTGGTGGGCGCTGCAGGAGCGGTGGGTGCCGCGGTCCCGTTCGTAGGGTCCTGGTTCCCAAGCGCCAAGGCTAAAGCTGCCGGAGCACCCGTTAAGGTGAACGTCGGCAAAATCGAGGCGGGACAGCAGATGGTTGCTGAATGGCGGGGGCAGCCGGTGTTTATCGTGCGCCGTACCGAGGAAATTCTCAGCAACTTGGTCAAGCTCGAGCCCGTACTGGCCGACTTTGATTCCAAGGCCTCTGAGCAGCCGAGCTATGTCGATCCGAAAACCCGTTCGATCAAGCCCGAGTTGTTGTTGTTGGTAGGCTTGTGCACTCACCTGGGTTGCGCGCCATCCTTCCGCCCGGAAGTTGCGCCTGCTGATCTGGGTGCTGATTGGGTGGGTGGTTATTTCTGTCCATGTCATGGTTCGCGCTATGACCTCGCAGGTCGTGTTTATAAAGGCCAGCCTGCGCCCTTGAACCTGCCGGTACCGCCGCACACGTATGAGACAGATGATGTGATTATCATCGGTGTGGATCAGGAGAAAGCATCATGA
- a CDS encoding cytochrome bc complex cytochrome b subunit: MSKLMEWIDARFPATRMLEEHLTKYYAPKNFNFFYFFGSLALLVLVNQIVTGVWLTMSYTPSAEEAFASVEYIMRDVEYGWILRYMHSTGASAFFVVVYLHMFRALLYGSYQKPRELVWIFGMLIYLMLMAEAFMGYLLPWGQMSYWGAQVIISLFGAIPVIGADLTQWIRGDYLISGITLNRFFALHVVALPIVILGLVVLHILALHEVGSNNPDGVDIKKFKDKNGVPLDGIAFHPYYTVKDIVGVVVFLFIFCFVLFFFPEMGGYFLEKPNFEAANPFKTPAHIAPVWYFTPFYAILRAVPDKLLGVIAMGAAIAVLFVLPWLDRSPVKSMRYKGWMSKVWLLIFCVSFVILGVLGVLVPTPGRTLLAQVCTFLYFAFFILMPFYTRMEKTKPVPERVTG, encoded by the coding sequence ATGAGTAAACTCATGGAGTGGATTGATGCGCGCTTCCCAGCGACCAGAATGCTGGAAGAGCATCTAACCAAGTACTACGCACCGAAGAACTTTAACTTCTTCTATTTCTTCGGTTCGCTCGCCTTGTTGGTGCTGGTCAATCAGATCGTTACAGGTGTCTGGCTGACCATGAGTTATACCCCGTCGGCGGAAGAGGCGTTTGCTTCGGTCGAATACATCATGCGTGATGTTGAATACGGTTGGATCCTTCGCTACATGCACTCCACGGGCGCCTCCGCGTTCTTCGTTGTGGTCTATCTGCACATGTTCCGCGCGCTGCTCTACGGCTCTTATCAGAAGCCCCGTGAGCTGGTGTGGATCTTCGGCATGTTGATTTACCTGATGCTGATGGCAGAAGCCTTTATGGGCTACCTGCTGCCGTGGGGTCAAATGTCCTACTGGGGCGCCCAGGTGATCATCTCGCTGTTTGGTGCCATTCCGGTAATCGGTGCGGACCTGACGCAGTGGATTCGTGGTGACTACCTGATTTCTGGCATCACCCTGAACCGCTTCTTCGCCTTGCATGTGGTGGCCTTGCCGATTGTTATTCTCGGTCTGGTTGTGCTGCACATTCTGGCCCTGCACGAAGTCGGTTCGAACAACCCAGACGGCGTGGACATTAAGAAGTTCAAGGATAAGAACGGTGTTCCGCTCGACGGCATCGCGTTCCATCCTTACTACACCGTGAAGGACATTGTCGGTGTTGTGGTCTTCTTGTTCATCTTCTGCTTCGTGCTGTTCTTCTTCCCGGAGATGGGTGGTTATTTCCTCGAGAAGCCTAACTTTGAAGCGGCTAACCCGTTCAAGACGCCTGCGCACATTGCCCCGGTTTGGTACTTCACCCCGTTCTACGCGATTCTGCGTGCGGTACCTGATAAGTTGCTGGGCGTAATTGCCATGGGTGCGGCTATCGCGGTGTTGTTTGTACTGCCTTGGTTGGACCGTAGTCCGGTGAAATCGATGCGTTACAAAGGCTGGATGAGCAAGGTCTGGTTGCTGATCTTCTGTGTGTCCTTTGTAATTCTGGGTGTGTTGGGTGTGTTGGTACCAACCCCAGGTCGTACGCTGCTGGCACAGGTGTGTACCTTCCTGTACTTCGCGTTCTTTATCCTGATGCCGTTCTACACCAGGATGGAAAAAACCAAACCGGTTCCGGAAAGGGTGACTGGCTGA
- a CDS encoding cytochrome c1, which translates to MKKYFAALIIALLPSLGFAAGGVEYPLDKVDIDLADKAALQDGARTFANYCMGCHSAQYQRYERVANDLGIPHEVMLENLVFTGAKIGEHMKIGMRPSEAKAWFGAAPPDLTLVARVRGTDWLYTYLRTFYDDPARPMGANNMVFPNVGMPNVLVALQGRQYIGCKQVQVVEDGKKQFDPLTGTPITHEACDQLTIEAKTGTLSTEEFDTKIQNLVTFLAYSANPVKLKSQRIGTYVLLYLCFFFVFAYLLKREYWKDVH; encoded by the coding sequence ATGAAAAAGTATTTCGCAGCATTGATTATTGCGCTTCTGCCGAGCCTTGGCTTTGCCGCAGGCGGCGTCGAATATCCGCTGGACAAGGTTGATATCGACCTGGCTGATAAAGCAGCCCTGCAGGACGGTGCGCGCACCTTCGCCAACTACTGCATGGGTTGTCACTCAGCGCAGTACCAGCGTTATGAGCGTGTCGCTAATGACCTAGGTATTCCGCATGAAGTCATGCTGGAAAACCTAGTGTTCACGGGCGCGAAGATTGGCGAGCATATGAAGATCGGTATGCGGCCATCCGAAGCCAAGGCATGGTTTGGGGCTGCACCGCCTGACCTGACTCTGGTTGCACGCGTACGCGGCACTGACTGGCTGTACACTTACCTGCGTACCTTTTATGACGATCCAGCCCGGCCTATGGGGGCCAACAACATGGTCTTCCCCAACGTAGGTATGCCGAACGTTTTGGTGGCCTTGCAGGGTCGTCAGTACATTGGCTGTAAGCAGGTGCAAGTGGTTGAGGACGGTAAGAAGCAGTTCGATCCACTGACCGGCACACCCATTACCCATGAGGCGTGTGATCAGCTGACTATCGAAGCCAAGACCGGTACCTTGAGCACTGAGGAGTTCGACACGAAGATCCAGAATTTGGTGACCTTCTTGGCGTATTCGGCTAACCCGGTCAAATTGAAAAGTCAGCGCATAGGCACCTATGTTCTGCTGTATCTTTGCTTCTTCTTCGTGTTCGCCTACCTGCTCAAGCGTGAGTATTGGAAAGACGTCCATTAA
- a CDS encoding glutathione S-transferase N-terminal domain-containing protein, whose translation MAVANRLACYSDPAGHYSHRVRIVLAEKGVSAEIISVEKGRYPAGLLEVNPYASLPTLVDRDLALYESTVVMEYLDERYPHPPLLPVYPVARANSRLLIHRIQRDWCAQVDLILDPRSKEPARVLARKELRESLTGVSPLFADKAYFLSEELSLVDCCLLPILWRLPVLGIELPKPAKPLLDYMDRQFAREAFQSSLSSVERDMR comes from the coding sequence ATGGCCGTAGCCAATAGGTTGGCCTGTTACTCTGACCCCGCCGGTCACTATTCCCACCGCGTACGTATTGTGCTCGCCGAGAAGGGTGTCAGCGCCGAAATCATCAGTGTAGAAAAGGGCCGTTATCCGGCCGGACTGCTGGAGGTTAACCCCTACGCCAGCCTGCCAACACTGGTTGACCGCGACTTGGCTCTCTACGAGTCGACAGTGGTGATGGAATATTTGGATGAGCGTTACCCACATCCGCCGCTGTTGCCGGTGTATCCAGTTGCCAGAGCCAATAGCCGACTGCTGATTCATCGTATTCAGCGGGATTGGTGTGCGCAGGTGGACTTGATTCTTGATCCGCGCAGTAAAGAACCTGCGCGCGTGTTGGCGCGCAAAGAACTGCGTGAAAGCCTGACCGGCGTATCGCCGCTGTTTGCCGACAAAGCGTATTTCCTCAGCGAGGAATTGAGCTTGGTGGATTGTTGCCTACTGCCGATTTTATGGCGTTTGCCCGTGCTTGGGATTGAATTGCCAAAGCCCGCCAAGCCGCTGCTGGACTACATGGATCGGCAGTTTGCCCGTGAAGCGTTCCAGAGCAGCTTGTCGTCCGTTGAGCGTGATATGCGCTAA
- a CDS encoding ClpXP protease specificity-enhancing factor: MKSSRPYLVRALYEWLVDNDCTPHLLVNAEFTGVQVPSGFARDGQIVLNVSPTAVRHLHMDNEAVSFEGRFAGVAQTLYIPVAAVLAIYARENGQGMVFDAEPSMLDGEEIDDPDAPGSPDDQPPRPSGRPSLKVVK, translated from the coding sequence ATGAAGTCGAGTCGTCCTTATTTGGTTCGTGCCCTCTATGAGTGGCTCGTGGACAACGACTGCACTCCGCACTTGCTGGTCAATGCCGAGTTTACCGGTGTGCAGGTGCCGAGTGGTTTCGCTCGTGATGGGCAAATTGTCCTGAATGTTTCACCTACGGCTGTGCGTCACCTGCATATGGATAACGAAGCTGTCAGCTTTGAAGGCCGTTTTGCTGGGGTTGCGCAAACCCTGTACATCCCCGTAGCTGCCGTGTTGGCGATCTACGCGCGGGAAAACGGTCAGGGTATGGTCTTTGATGCGGAGCCGTCGATGCTTGACGGTGAAGAGATTGACGATCCGGATGCTCCCGGCTCACCTGATGATCAGCCGCCACGCCCAAGTGGCCGGCCCAGTTTGAAGGTGGTCAAGTAA
- a CDS encoding BON domain-containing protein, whose translation MTRSPLILAVLALTLALAGCGNRSVGNKIDDQFIAPEVSSSVARAHIDLSSPTSRIVVTSYNGVVLLAGQTPRSDLKAIAEQAARKVSNVTKVHNELQVMRPTSLLARSNDSLLTSRIKTQMLADSSVPGTRIKIITENGVVFMLGLVSRVEATQATNLVQSVSGVQKVVKLFQYTN comes from the coding sequence ATGACTCGTTCACCATTAATCCTTGCAGTTCTGGCACTGACCCTCGCCCTGGCTGGCTGCGGCAATCGGAGTGTTGGCAACAAGATTGACGATCAGTTTATTGCCCCTGAAGTGAGCTCCAGCGTAGCCCGCGCGCACATTGATTTGAGCAGCCCGACTTCGCGCATTGTCGTCACCAGCTACAACGGGGTAGTGCTGCTGGCCGGACAAACTCCACGCAGTGACTTGAAAGCCATAGCCGAGCAAGCAGCGCGCAAGGTTAGTAATGTGACCAAGGTGCACAACGAACTCCAGGTCATGCGACCCACCTCGCTGCTGGCTCGTAGCAACGATTCGTTGTTAACCAGCCGCATCAAAACGCAAATGCTCGCTGACAGCAGCGTACCCGGCACGCGCATTAAGATAATCACCGAAAACGGCGTGGTGTTTATGCTTGGACTGGTGTCTCGAGTCGAAGCTACTCAGGCCACCAACTTGGTGCAGAGCGTCTCTGGCGTTCAGAAAGTGGTGAAGCTGTTTCAATACACCAACTAA
- a CDS encoding phosphoheptose isomerase, whose amino-acid sequence MDMQARIRHLFQASIETKQQAMEVLIPFIEQGSQAMVQALLSEGKILTCGNGGSAGDAQHFSSELLNRFERERPSLPAIALTTDSSTITSIANDYSYNEIFSKQIRALGQPGDVLLAISTSGNSANVIQAIQAAHDREMTVVALTGRDGGGMASLLLPEDVEIRVPAKVTARIQEVHLLVIHCLCDLIDCQLFGSEE is encoded by the coding sequence ATGGATATGCAAGCCCGTATTCGTCACCTGTTCCAAGCCAGCATTGAAACCAAACAGCAGGCTATGGAAGTGCTCATCCCTTTTATCGAGCAAGGCAGTCAGGCCATGGTTCAGGCACTGCTCAGCGAGGGCAAGATCCTCACGTGCGGCAATGGCGGCTCAGCTGGCGACGCTCAACACTTCTCCTCTGAACTACTCAATCGCTTCGAACGCGAGCGCCCTAGCCTGCCGGCCATCGCCCTGACCACCGACAGCTCGACGATCACCTCGATCGCCAACGACTACAGCTACAACGAAATATTCTCCAAGCAGATCCGTGCGCTTGGGCAGCCAGGTGACGTGCTGCTGGCGATATCGACCAGTGGTAACTCGGCCAACGTGATTCAGGCCATCCAAGCGGCACACGATCGTGAGATGACCGTGGTTGCACTCACTGGCCGTGATGGCGGCGGCATGGCCTCGCTGCTGCTACCGGAAGACGTCGAAATACGCGTACCCGCGAAAGTTACTGCGCGCATTCAAGAGGTGCATTTGCTGGTCATCCACTGTCTCTGCGACCTCATCGATTGCCAACTATTTGGGAGTGAAGAATGA
- a CDS encoding YraN family protein has translation MSERISTQQQGDAAEAHARQYLERQGLRLLAQNWRCRLGELDLVMLDADTVVFVEVRYRRHSAWGGAAESVDARKREKLTRAAQLFLQQESRWAKHPCRFDVIAITADNEAPAPLNWIQNAFDT, from the coding sequence TTGAGCGAGCGAATCAGCACCCAACAACAAGGTGATGCTGCCGAGGCCCACGCACGGCAGTATCTCGAACGGCAAGGCTTACGCCTGCTGGCGCAAAACTGGCGCTGCCGCCTCGGCGAGCTCGATCTAGTCATGCTCGACGCCGATACAGTAGTATTCGTAGAAGTTCGCTATCGACGCCATAGCGCGTGGGGTGGCGCCGCAGAGAGCGTGGATGCGCGCAAACGTGAGAAACTCACCCGCGCCGCCCAACTCTTTCTGCAACAAGAATCGCGCTGGGCCAAGCACCCATGCCGTTTTGATGTGATTGCGATTACCGCTGACAACGAAGCCCCTGCGCCACTGAACTGGATTCAAAACGCCTTTGATACCTAA
- a CDS encoding penicillin-binding protein activator, with translation MITYLRPLFALCLASLIAACASQPSSTLGELPRTPQASIEQLLQQAAQSPTEQAAALRLSAADLAHKQQDLARASSILQLVALESLKPAQQIYASTLRAELDMSNNKPKAALRALAHPSMDRLGELPVEQQVRSQLVRASALQATGQSLAAARERAFIAPLLSGANAATNNEAIWHLVSNLPVAELQASGDADFDGWLVLARTTKGAGTLEQQQAAIDTWVGQNPEHPAAQQLPQALVELKKLSSQPLTEIALLLPQDGQLAGVARALRDGFLAAHYQAQQAGQNPPNIQVFDSSRIGSMDAFYTQAQAAGVQLVIGPLEKNLVSQLNSREQLPITTLALNYSEGTQEGPDQLFQFGLAAEDEAREVARRAWADGMRRAVALVPAGEWGDRVLAAFREDWQAQGGTLIAAEHVDQPVELARQIADLFQLRESEARSKRLQNTLGSAVAAAPSRRRDVDFIFLAATPQQAQQIKPTLAFQYAGDVPVYATSHLFTGIYNQAQYLDLNGIMFCETPWLLNVNDPLRQQASAQWPQAGTSLGRLYAMGADAYQLAPRLNQLKALPDTRLQGLSGTLSLSPTQRIERQLPWAEFRDGQVQPLPDSLN, from the coding sequence CTGATCACCTACCTGCGCCCCCTTTTTGCCCTTTGCCTCGCCAGCTTGATCGCTGCTTGCGCCAGCCAACCTTCATCGACGCTTGGCGAGCTGCCGCGCACCCCACAAGCCAGCATTGAACAGCTGCTGCAACAAGCAGCGCAGAGCCCGACTGAACAAGCCGCCGCTCTTCGCCTGTCGGCAGCCGACCTGGCGCACAAGCAACAAGATCTCGCACGAGCCAGCAGTATTCTGCAATTGGTTGCGCTGGAAAGCTTGAAACCGGCTCAGCAGATTTACGCCAGCACCCTGCGCGCTGAACTGGACATGAGCAATAACAAACCAAAGGCTGCCTTGCGCGCCCTCGCCCACCCAAGCATGGATCGCCTTGGTGAATTGCCTGTTGAGCAGCAGGTGCGCAGCCAATTAGTTCGCGCTAGCGCGCTACAGGCCACTGGGCAATCCTTGGCGGCTGCCCGCGAGCGTGCGTTTATCGCGCCGCTACTCAGCGGTGCAAACGCCGCAACCAATAATGAAGCGATTTGGCATCTGGTTTCCAACTTACCCGTAGCGGAACTGCAAGCCAGCGGCGATGCCGACTTTGATGGCTGGCTGGTGCTGGCACGCACCACCAAAGGCGCCGGCACGCTGGAACAACAGCAAGCGGCAATCGACACTTGGGTTGGGCAAAACCCCGAGCACCCGGCGGCGCAGCAACTGCCGCAAGCGCTGGTTGAGCTGAAAAAACTTTCCAGCCAACCCCTCACTGAAATTGCCCTGTTACTGCCGCAGGATGGGCAACTGGCTGGCGTGGCTCGCGCGTTGCGCGACGGCTTCCTGGCCGCACACTACCAAGCCCAGCAGGCTGGACAGAACCCGCCAAACATTCAAGTTTTTGACAGCTCACGCATTGGCTCCATGGACGCCTTTTACACTCAGGCACAAGCCGCTGGCGTGCAGCTGGTGATCGGCCCGCTGGAAAAAAACTTGGTCAGCCAACTGAATAGCCGCGAACAGTTGCCCATCACCACCCTGGCTCTGAATTACAGTGAAGGCACCCAAGAAGGCCCGGACCAGCTATTCCAGTTCGGCCTGGCCGCTGAGGATGAAGCCCGTGAAGTTGCCCGCCGCGCCTGGGCCGACGGCATGCGTCGCGCTGTCGCCTTGGTGCCCGCGGGTGAATGGGGCGACCGCGTACTCGCCGCCTTCCGCGAAGACTGGCAAGCCCAAGGCGGCACGTTGATCGCAGCTGAGCATGTCGATCAGCCAGTTGAGCTTGCCCGACAAATTGCAGACTTGTTTCAATTGCGCGAGAGCGAAGCCCGCAGCAAACGCCTGCAAAACACTCTTGGCAGCGCTGTCGCCGCCGCACCCTCACGTCGCCGCGACGTTGACTTCATCTTCCTCGCCGCGACCCCGCAGCAAGCCCAGCAGATCAAACCGACTTTGGCCTTCCAATACGCAGGCGATGTGCCGGTCTATGCCACCTCGCACCTGTTTACCGGCATCTATAACCAGGCACAATACCTCGACCTTAACGGCATCATGTTTTGCGAAACGCCTTGGCTACTCAACGTCAACGATCCGCTACGCCAACAAGCCAGTGCGCAGTGGCCGCAAGCGGGTACCAGCCTAGGTCGTCTTTATGCGATGGGCGCGGATGCCTACCAACTTGCCCCGCGCTTGAATCAACTGAAAGCGCTGCCAGACACTCGCCTGCAAGGTCTTTCCGGCACACTTAGCCTCAGCCCCACTCAGCGTATTGAGCGCCAATTGCCTTGGGCTGAGTTTCGTGACGGTCAAGTTCAGCCGCTGCCTGACAGCCTCAATTGA
- the rsmI gene encoding 16S rRNA (cytidine(1402)-2'-O)-methyltransferase: MPLGSLYVVATPIGNLDDISARALNILRDVALIAAEDTRHSARLMQHFGIATPLAACHEHNERDQGGRFLARLLAGDDVALISDAGTPLISDPGYHLVRQARAAGIAVVPVPGACALIAALSAAGLPSDRFIFEGFLPAKAVGRRARLEQVKEEPRTLIFYEAPHRILECLQDMQAVFGGERPALLAREITKTFETLKGMPLAELAAWVAADSNQQRGECVVLVAGWQAPEGEEAVSADALRVLNLLLAEMPLKRAAALASEITGVRKNLLYQVALEQQKDL; this comes from the coding sequence GTGCCTTTAGGCAGTCTTTATGTGGTGGCCACACCGATTGGTAACCTTGATGACATCAGTGCGCGGGCGCTGAACATTCTGCGCGACGTTGCGCTGATCGCCGCAGAAGACACCCGCCATTCGGCGCGATTGATGCAGCATTTCGGCATTGCCACGCCGCTTGCGGCTTGCCATGAACACAACGAGCGTGACCAGGGCGGGCGTTTCCTCGCGCGGCTACTGGCGGGTGACGATGTGGCGCTGATTTCCGATGCCGGTACGCCGCTGATTTCTGATCCGGGTTATCACTTGGTCCGCCAAGCACGAGCTGCCGGTATTGCAGTGGTGCCGGTGCCTGGGGCCTGTGCGCTTATTGCCGCGTTGTCTGCTGCGGGTTTGCCGTCTGATCGGTTTATTTTTGAAGGTTTCTTGCCGGCAAAGGCAGTTGGTCGGCGCGCGCGGCTTGAGCAGGTTAAGGAAGAGCCGCGCACGCTGATCTTCTATGAGGCGCCGCACCGTATTCTTGAATGCCTGCAGGATATGCAAGCGGTGTTTGGTGGTGAGCGTCCAGCGCTACTGGCGCGTGAAATTACCAAAACCTTTGAAACGCTCAAGGGTATGCCGCTGGCCGAGTTGGCAGCCTGGGTGGCTGCCGACAGCAATCAGCAGCGCGGTGAGTGCGTGGTGCTGGTGGCCGGTTGGCAAGCGCCGGAAGGTGAGGAGGCGGTCAGCGCTGACGCGTTGCGCGTATTGAATTTGCTGCTCGCAGAAATGCCGCTTAAACGTGCGGCGGCGCTGGCGTCCGAGATTACCGGGGTGCGCAAGAACCTGCTGTATCAGGTCGCCTTGGAGCAGCAGAAAGACCTTTAA
- the mraZ gene encoding division/cell wall cluster transcriptional repressor MraZ → MFRGANAISLDAKGRLAMPSRYRDELVSRCAGQLIVTIDAIDPCLCVYPLAEWELIEAKLRELASFREENRRLQRLLIGNAVDLELDASGRFLVPPRLREHAKLDKRVMLVGQLNKFQLWDEDSWNAVADADLAAIKQPGALSDDLRDLIL, encoded by the coding sequence ATGTTTCGCGGAGCAAACGCCATCAGTCTCGACGCCAAAGGGCGACTCGCGATGCCAAGTCGGTATCGGGACGAGCTCGTATCGCGTTGTGCTGGCCAGCTTATCGTGACGATTGATGCCATCGACCCCTGTCTCTGTGTTTACCCATTGGCTGAGTGGGAGCTGATTGAAGCCAAACTCCGCGAACTCGCCTCCTTCCGTGAAGAAAACCGCCGCCTGCAACGCCTGCTGATCGGCAACGCGGTCGACCTTGAGCTGGACGCCAGCGGTCGTTTCTTGGTGCCGCCGCGTTTGCGCGAACACGCCAAGCTGGACAAGCGCGTGATGCTAGTCGGCCAACTCAATAAATTTCAATTGTGGGATGAGGATTCCTGGAATGCTGTGGCCGATGCCGATTTGGCCGCGATCAAGCAACCGGGTGCTCTGTCCGACGACCTACGTGACTTGATCCTGTGA